In one window of Solanum pennellii chromosome 2, SPENNV200 DNA:
- the LOC107008701 gene encoding probable 2-oxoglutarate-dependent dioxygenase At3g50210 isoform X3, translating to MATDFKFIPLIDVSPLLEKWDHPNITQDEGVAQVVRQLDQACREAGFFYVKGHGIPDSLMKDIKNIAREYFHQPYEEKIKIKLSAETGYRGYQRIGENVTKGVPDKHEAIDCYREVNHGMYEGLGDVMQGSNICRPSNPPNFKQLMEVYIDRCTDLSRKIMRGIALALGGSADEMEGEIGGDPFWVFRIIGYPAASISNGHDKAHDDVGCGAHTDYGLLTLVNQDDGIVALQPNFDAAVEPLDVCLQKTGGTKNFEGAVYGKHLVSKVTTNFIM from the exons ATGGCTACGGATTTCAAGTTTATTCCTCTTATAG ATGTGAGTCCTCTTTTGGAGAAGTGGGATCATCCAAATATTACTCAAGATGAAGGTGTAGCTCAAGTTGTTAGGCAATTAGATCAGGCTTGTAGAGAAGCTGGATTCTTTTATGTG AAGGGCCATGGTATTCCTGATTCCCTTATGAAAGATATTAAAAACATAGCACGCGAATATTTTCATCAACCCTATGAAGAGAAAATCAAGATCAAACTTTCTGCAGAAACTGGATACAG AGGATACCAAAGAATTGGAGAGAATGTAACCAAAGGCGTACCTGATAAACATGAAGCTATTGAT TGTTATAGAGAAGTGAATCATGGGATGTATGAAGGTCTTGGAGACGTTATGCAAGGATCCAACATATG CAGGCCAAGTAATCCTCCAAATTTCAAGCAGTTAATGGAGGTGTATATTGACCGCTGCACAG ATCTATCACGAAAGATAATGAGAGGAATAGCTCTGGCATTGGGTGGATCAGCTGATGAAATGGAGGGTGAAATTGGTGGTGATCCATTTTGGGTCTTTCGAATAATTGGTTACCCTGCTGCGTCCATTTCAAATGGACATGATAAGGCTCACGATGATGTTGGATG TGGCGCCCATACAGACTATG GCCTATTGACATTAGTCAACCAGGATGACGGTATTGTTGCCCTTCAG CCTAACTTTGATGCTGCAGTAGAGCCACTGGATGTGTGTTTACAGAAGACTGGTGGCACCAAGAATTTTGAAGGAGCTGTTTACGGGAAGCATTTGGTCAGCAAAGTCACCACCAATTTTATTATGTAG
- the LOC107008701 gene encoding probable 2-oxoglutarate-dependent dioxygenase At3g50210 isoform X1 has protein sequence MATDFKFIPLIDVSPLLEKWDHPNITQDEGVAQVVRQLDQACREAGFFYVKGHGIPDSLMKDIKNIAREYFHQPYEEKIKIKLSAETGYRGYQRIGENVTKGVPDKHEAIDCYREVNHGMYEGLGDVMQGSNICRPSNPPNFKQLMEVYIDRCTDLSRKIMRGIALALGGSADEMEGEIGGDPFWVFRIIGYPAASISNGHDKAHDDVGCGAHTDYGLLTLVNQDDGIVALQVRNKLGEWISAPPIPGTFVCNIGDMLKILSNGIYESTLHRVINNSPKYRVCVAYFYEPNFDAAVEPLDVCLQKTGGTKNFEGAVYGKHLVSKVTTNFIM, from the exons ATGGCTACGGATTTCAAGTTTATTCCTCTTATAG ATGTGAGTCCTCTTTTGGAGAAGTGGGATCATCCAAATATTACTCAAGATGAAGGTGTAGCTCAAGTTGTTAGGCAATTAGATCAGGCTTGTAGAGAAGCTGGATTCTTTTATGTG AAGGGCCATGGTATTCCTGATTCCCTTATGAAAGATATTAAAAACATAGCACGCGAATATTTTCATCAACCCTATGAAGAGAAAATCAAGATCAAACTTTCTGCAGAAACTGGATACAG AGGATACCAAAGAATTGGAGAGAATGTAACCAAAGGCGTACCTGATAAACATGAAGCTATTGAT TGTTATAGAGAAGTGAATCATGGGATGTATGAAGGTCTTGGAGACGTTATGCAAGGATCCAACATATG CAGGCCAAGTAATCCTCCAAATTTCAAGCAGTTAATGGAGGTGTATATTGACCGCTGCACAG ATCTATCACGAAAGATAATGAGAGGAATAGCTCTGGCATTGGGTGGATCAGCTGATGAAATGGAGGGTGAAATTGGTGGTGATCCATTTTGGGTCTTTCGAATAATTGGTTACCCTGCTGCGTCCATTTCAAATGGACATGATAAGGCTCACGATGATGTTGGATG TGGCGCCCATACAGACTATG GCCTATTGACATTAGTCAACCAGGATGACGGTATTGTTGCCCTTCAG GTGAGAAATAAATTGGGAGAGTGGATATCAGCACCACCTATCCCCGGCACATTTGTTTGCAATATAGGAGATATGTTGAAG ATCTTATCAAACGGAATTTATGAATCAACATTGCACCGGGTTATCAATAACTCTCCCAAATATCGTGTTTGTGTGGCCTACTTTTATGAG CCTAACTTTGATGCTGCAGTAGAGCCACTGGATGTGTGTTTACAGAAGACTGGTGGCACCAAGAATTTTGAAGGAGCTGTTTACGGGAAGCATTTGGTCAGCAAAGTCACCACCAATTTTATTATGTAG
- the LOC107008701 gene encoding probable 2-oxoglutarate-dependent dioxygenase At3g50210 isoform X2, producing the protein MATDFKFIPLIDVSPLLEKWDHPNITQDEGVAQVVRQLDQACREAGFFYVKGHGIPDSLMKDIKNIAREYFHQPYEEKIKIKLSAETGYRGYQRIGENVTKGVPDKHEAIDCYREVNHGMYEGLGDVMQGSNIWPSNPPNFKQLMEVYIDRCTDLSRKIMRGIALALGGSADEMEGEIGGDPFWVFRIIGYPAASISNGHDKAHDDVGCGAHTDYGLLTLVNQDDGIVALQVRNKLGEWISAPPIPGTFVCNIGDMLKILSNGIYESTLHRVINNSPKYRVCVAYFYEPNFDAAVEPLDVCLQKTGGTKNFEGAVYGKHLVSKVTTNFIM; encoded by the exons ATGGCTACGGATTTCAAGTTTATTCCTCTTATAG ATGTGAGTCCTCTTTTGGAGAAGTGGGATCATCCAAATATTACTCAAGATGAAGGTGTAGCTCAAGTTGTTAGGCAATTAGATCAGGCTTGTAGAGAAGCTGGATTCTTTTATGTG AAGGGCCATGGTATTCCTGATTCCCTTATGAAAGATATTAAAAACATAGCACGCGAATATTTTCATCAACCCTATGAAGAGAAAATCAAGATCAAACTTTCTGCAGAAACTGGATACAG AGGATACCAAAGAATTGGAGAGAATGTAACCAAAGGCGTACCTGATAAACATGAAGCTATTGAT TGTTATAGAGAAGTGAATCATGGGATGTATGAAGGTCTTGGAGACGTTATGCAAGGATCCAACATATG GCCAAGTAATCCTCCAAATTTCAAGCAGTTAATGGAGGTGTATATTGACCGCTGCACAG ATCTATCACGAAAGATAATGAGAGGAATAGCTCTGGCATTGGGTGGATCAGCTGATGAAATGGAGGGTGAAATTGGTGGTGATCCATTTTGGGTCTTTCGAATAATTGGTTACCCTGCTGCGTCCATTTCAAATGGACATGATAAGGCTCACGATGATGTTGGATG TGGCGCCCATACAGACTATG GCCTATTGACATTAGTCAACCAGGATGACGGTATTGTTGCCCTTCAG GTGAGAAATAAATTGGGAGAGTGGATATCAGCACCACCTATCCCCGGCACATTTGTTTGCAATATAGGAGATATGTTGAAG ATCTTATCAAACGGAATTTATGAATCAACATTGCACCGGGTTATCAATAACTCTCCCAAATATCGTGTTTGTGTGGCCTACTTTTATGAG CCTAACTTTGATGCTGCAGTAGAGCCACTGGATGTGTGTTTACAGAAGACTGGTGGCACCAAGAATTTTGAAGGAGCTGTTTACGGGAAGCATTTGGTCAGCAAAGTCACCACCAATTTTATTATGTAG
- the LOC107009417 gene encoding protein IRX15-LIKE-like: protein MKNTIGSSTKLILLHPYIQKQGSSNRFWALAFISFLTLAFLLTLIYTRESKITTSIAVASTITSTSTPPLSKAVARALVHYASNSNNTEHMSYTDIKHIADVLQKCSQPCNLLVFGLTHETLLWKALNHNGRTVFIDENRYYAAYIEEKYPEIEAYDVQYTTKLSEMKELIAGVKEQVRNECKPVQNLLFSECKLGLNDLPNQFYEVDWDVILIDGPRGYWPEAPGRMSAIFTASVLARSKKGGNPKTHIFVHDFHQQVDRITSDEFLCKENLVKSMDMLGHFVLERMDANNFQFCRNHNSTTANSSS, encoded by the coding sequence atgaaGAATACTATTGGAAGTAGCACAAAGTTAATACTTCTTCATCCTTATATACAAAAACAGGGGAGTTCGAATCGGTTTTGGGCGTTggcttttatttctttcttaacaCTTGCTTTTCTTCTTACTCTGATATATACGAGGGAGTCAAAAATCACGACCTCTATAGCTGTTGCATCTACAATTACTAGTACAAGTACACCACCATTGTCAAAGGCTGTGGCTAGGGCACTTGTTCATTATGCATCGAATTCGAATAATACAGAACATATGTCTTACACTGATATCAAACATATTGCTGATGTTCTCCAAAAATGTTCTCAGCCTTGCAATTTACTTGTTTTTGGACTTACACACGAGACTCTTCTATGGAAAGCCCTGAATCACAATGGGAGAACGGTTTTCATCGATGAAAATCGATATTATGCAGCTTACATTGAGGAAAAATATCCGGAAATTGAAGCTTATGACGTGCAGTACACAACTAAATTGAGTGAAATGAAGGAATTGATTGCTGGAGTGAAGGAACAAGTCCGAAACGAATGCAAGCCCGTGCAGAATTTGCTGTTTTCGGAGTGCAAACTGGGGCTAAATGACTTGCCAAATCAATTTTATGAAGTGGATTGGGATGTTATTTTGATTGATGGTCCAAGAGGGTATTGGCCTGAGGCACCAGGACGAATGTCAGCTATTTTCACTGCTAGCGTATTGGCGCGGAGCAAGAAAGGGGGAAATCCAAAGACGCATATTTTCGTGCATGATTTTCATCAACAAGTGGATAGGATTACGAGCGATGAGTTCTTATGCAAAGAGAATTTGGTGAAATCAATGGACATGTTGGGGCATTTTGTGTTGGAGAGAATGGATGCGAACAACTTTCAATTCTGTCGCAACCATAACTCAACAACAGCAAATTCATCTTCTTAG
- the LOC107011236 gene encoding probable inactive receptor kinase At5g67200 produces MSPLMLLLCFLLQLFYSCSSSSSAAAITTPSAPFNSLLPSDAVSLLSFKSKADLDNKLHYTLNERFDYCQWRGVKCVQGRVVRLVLQGFSLRGIFPANSLTHLDQLRILNLRNNSLSGPIPDLSGLLNLKTLFLDHNFFSGTFPLSVLSIHRLVILDLSRNNLTGSLPARLTVLDRLNYLRLDSNWFNGSIPPLNQTQLQIFNVSNNNLTGPVPVTPTLKKFNVRSFLRNPNLCGEVVDKPCRSAPFFDSPSSAASPPTPLYQNAQSQGILITPPPQHKHKKVGVVLGFVVGTLILIAAVLCLFAFVKRRREETEIESKETKCTIETITNSAANATVSEPDDSSQEIKLEKEVKVLQAPKQQMKSGNLIFCSGETELYSLEQLMRASAELLGRGTIGTTYKALMASQLIVSVKRLDAGKTSITSAEAFEQHMESVGMLRHPNLVAVRAYFQAKQERLVIYDYQPNGSLFNLIHGSRSTRARPLHWTSCLKIAEDVAQGLAYIHQASKLTHGNLKSSNVLLGSDFEACLTDYSIIALADISSEDDPDSARYKAPEVRKSARRATPGSDVYAYGILLLELLTGKPPSQHPHLSPPDVPDWVRAMREDDNEEDRWLAMLVDLASICSLTSPEQRPTMRQILKMIQDIKDSAMVENNKRDAHNGYS; encoded by the exons ATGTCCCCATTGATGCTTCTGCtctgttttcttcttcaactattctactcttgttcttcttcttcttctgctgcTGCTATCACTACCCCTTCTGCTCCATTCAACTCTTTGCTTCCTTCCGACGCTGTTTCTTTATTGTCATTCAAGTCAAAAGCTGACCTTGACAACAAGCTTCATTACACACTTAACGAGCGTTTTGATTACTGTCAATGGCGAGGAGTCAAATGTGTACAGGGTCGTGTTGTGCGTTTAGTTCTTCAAGGGTTTAGTCTCCGGGGTATTTTTCCGGCGAATAGTTTAACTCATCTTGACCAACTCCGAATACTCAATCTTAGGAATAACTCACTTTCCGGTCCTATTCCTGATCTTTCCGGTCTTCTTAACCTGAAAACTCTGTTTCTTGATCATAATTTTTTCTCTGGAACTTTTCCCCTTTCTGTTCTTTCTATTCACCGTCTTGTTATTCTTGATCTTTCTCGTAACAATCTCACTGGCTCACTCCCTGCTAGGCTTACTGTTCTTGACCGGTTGAACTATCTCCGGCTTGATTCTAACTGGTTTAACGGTTCGATTCCGCCGTTGAACCAGACCCAACTCCAAATTTTCAATGTATCTAATAATAACCTCACTGGTCCAGTACCTGTTACTCCAACTCTGAAGAAATTTAACGTACGCTCTTTCTTACGGAACCCTAATCTTTGTGGCGAGGTTGTTGATAAGCCGTGCCGTTCGGCTCCATTCTTTGATTCACCTTCCTCTGCTGCCTCTCCGCCCACACCGTTGTACCAAAACGCACAGTCGCAGGGTATTCTTATTACTCCTCCACCTCAGCATAAACACAAAAAAGTTGGTGTTGTTTTGGGTTTTGTAGTTGGAACATTGATCTTGATTGCAGCTGTTCTCTGTCTTTTTGCTTTTGTgaaaaggagaagagaagaaactgaaattgaatcaaaagaaacaaaatgtaCCATTGAGACAATCACCAATAGTGCAGCGAACGCAACGGTTTCTGAGCCAGATGATAGTAGCCAAGAgattaaattagaaaaagaagTGAAAGTGCTTCAAGCCCCGAAACaacagatgaagagtggaaATCTGATATTTTGTTCAGGGGAAACAGAGTTGTATTCTTTAGAACAACTAATGAGAGCATCAGCAGAGTTGCTTGGAAGAGGCACAATTGGAACAACGTATAAAGCTCTGATGGCTAGTCAGTTAATCGTTTCAGTAAAGCGATTGGATGCTGGTAAAACTTCGATTACAAGTGCAGAAGCGTTTGAGCAACACATGGAGTCAGTTGGGATGTTGCGGCATCCAAATTTGGTTGCAGTTAGAGCATATTTTCAGGCTAAACAAGAAAGGCTTGTTATCTATGATTATCAGCCTAATGGTAGTCTCTTCAATCTAATTCATG GTTCAAGATCAACAAGGGCAAGGCCTCTTCACTGGACATCGTGTCTAAAAATAGCAGAAGATGTAGCTCAGGGCCTTGCTTACATCCATCAAGCGTCAAAGCTCACTCATGGCAACTTGAAATCCTCCAATGTCCTTCTAGGGTCTGATTTTGAGGCCTGTCTAACAGACTACTCCATCATTGCGCTTGCAGATATTTCTTCTGAGGATGATCCTGATTCAGCACGCTATAAAGCACCAGAAGTGCGCAAATCAGCACGAAGAGCCACACCAGGGTCTGACGTATATGCCTATGGTATTCTGTTATTAGAGCTTTTAACGGGTAAACCTCCATCTCAGCATCCACATCTCTCTCCCCCTGATGTGCCGGATTGGGTTAGAGCTATGAGGGAGGATGATAACGAGGAGGATAGATGGCTTGCAATGCTAGTTGACCTTGCTAGTATATGTAGCTTGACATCACCAGAACAGAGACCAACAATGAGGCAAATCTTGAAAATGATACAAGATATAAAGGATAGTGCAATGGTCGAGAATAACAAAAGGGACGCACATAATGGATACTCATAG